Proteins encoded in a region of the Antedon mediterranea chromosome 2, ecAntMedi1.1, whole genome shotgun sequence genome:
- the LOC140039201 gene encoding uncharacterized protein: MASNNVNVSIDEKELECSICNDRLENPKSLSCHHSFCLKCLWNWVHTNNGKLTCPICRKSNPIQVGGLQNLAPNPFLNNLLETVIQHEQKDEVKGTTSLCLSHAKPLKMYCTKCKVPICIECTEMEHVAGDGKHELINIVTAFNTFKETSDDLKKAANESIKNIENELEIVTKNGKELKESKEASLKDIQKKADEMKEKVETSYKNEKKVNDEQIQNLTKINSELTKHMSSLNQLLMSEPATAMKSSEIVLNKMMDEINKSEEIKQVSTTRQINFIRNQHPTDLLQENDIEKVILKPVNIKEEDMPSTVAKCDDIGNVFKPLTIKVEVTPRGVVKCDDDDLLVSLLTNEIYKYKVSGGCIRKITLPEGVKVYSMSRMKNDNIAFSNEGNKCIQVCNMNGHVIKSIGKGVLKNPCGIHIDEATNVIYVADWHIECFFMFDIINGKLLKKIGMQKKGIFNGYSDVTLTKLVKYL; the protein is encoded by the coding sequence ATGGCTAGCAACAATGTAAATGTGTCTATAGATGAGAAAGAACTAGAATGTTCTATCTGTAATGACAGATTAGAAAATCCAAAATCACTTAGCTGCCATCATAGTTTTTGTCTGAAGTGTTTGTGGAATTGGGTTCATACCAACAATGGCAAGCTGACATGCCCTATTTGTCGCAAGTCAAATCCCATTCAAGTAGGAGGGCTGCAAAATCTTGCACCAAACCCATTTCTTAACAACCTCTTGGAAACTGTCATACAACATGAACAGAAAGATGAGGTTAAAGGCACTACCTCTCTGTGCCTTTCTCATGCTAAACCATTGAAAATGTATTGCACAAAATGTAAAGTACCAATATGCATAGAATGCACTGAAATGGAACACGTTGCTGGGGATGGAAAACATGAACTAATTAACATTGTTACAGCATTTAATACGTTTAAAGAAACCTCAGACGACTTAAAGAAAGCTGCCAATGAATccataaaaaatatagaaaacgAACTCGAAATAGTGACAAAGAATGGTAAAGAACTGAAAGAAAGTAAAGAGGCAAGTCTCAAAGATATCCAGAAAAAAGCGGATGAAATGAAGGAAAAAGTTGAAACAtcttataaaaatgaaaagaaagttAATGACGAACAAATTCAAAATCTAACAAAAATCAATTCTGAATTGACTAAACATATGAGTTCCTTAAATCAGTTATTAATGAGTGAGCCTGCAACTGCTATGAAATCAAGTGAgattgtattaaataaaatgatggaTGAAATTAACAAATCTGAAGAAATCAAGCAAGTCAGTACTACTAGACAAATTAACTTTATCAGAAACCAACATCCAACTGATTTATTACAAGAAAATGACATTGAAAAAGTTATATTGAAACCAGTTAATATTAAGGAAGAGGATATGCCTAGCACAGTAGCAAAATGTGATGACATTGGTAATGTATTCAAACCACTTACTATCAAAGTAGAGGTTACCCCTAGAGGAGTGGTAaagtgtgatgatgatgatttgcTGGTTTCATTGCTCACAAATGAAATTTACAAATACAAAGTATCAGGAGGATGTATAAGAAAGATTACACTACCAGAAGGTGTGAAAGTTTACAGCATGTCCAGAATGAAGAATGACAACATAGCATTCAGTAATGAAGGTAATAAATGCATTCAAGTATGTAATATGAATGGTCATGTGATCAAATCCATTGGTAAAGGTGTATTGAAAAACCCATGTGGTATCCACATAGATGAGGCAACTAATGTTATATATGTAGCAGATTGGCACATTGAATGTTTTTTCATGTTTGACATAATTAATGGTAAGCTGTTGAAGAAGATAGGAATGCAAAAGAAAGGAATTTTCAATGGATACTCTGATGTTACACTTACAAAACTGGTAAAGTACTTGTAG
- the LOC140040137 gene encoding uncharacterized protein: MASYYIYLQCCTCFLFISFLSAMNTENEVRIEILYRPSDCEVRSESGDLLVLHYIGINQENGKQFDSSLESGHPKQVRLGQHLAMLGWEQGLEDMCVGEKREVTIPPGPLQKGGISGSSMVPFDDTTVIYHFELLEIRDEAPRLRKFYVMDSNNDGHITMKEMIYYYIQKGTNDLTTKDAVRAVFSHQDINGDGIISKLEFIGKAHDEL; the protein is encoded by the exons ATGGCGAGTTATTATATTTATCTTCAGTGTTGTACATGCTTTTTGTTTATATCTTTTCTCTCAGCCATGAATACTGAAAATGAAGTTAGGATAGAGATTCTGTACCGCCCGTCTGATTGTGAAGTGAGGAGTGAGTCTGGGGACCTTTTAGTGTTACATTACATAGGTATCAACCAAGAAAATGGAAAGCAGTTTGATTCGTC GCTCGAAAGTGGTCACCCTAAGCAAGTGCGATTAGGACAACACCTTGCAATGTTAGGATGGGAACAAGGCCTAGAAGATATGTGTGTTGGAGAGAAAAGAGAGGTAACCATTCCACCTGGTCCACTACAGAAGGGAGGTATTTCAG GATCATCAATGGTTCCATTTGACGATACAACTGTAATTTACCATTTTGAGCTTCTGGAAATTCGAGATGAAGCTCCAAGACTAAGAAAATTTTATGTTATGGATAGTAATAATGATGGCCATATAACCATGAAAGAG ATGATTTACTACTACATCCAGAAGGGTACCAATGATTTAACCACAAAGGATGCAGTTCGAGCGGTATTTTCACATCAAGATATCAACGGtgatggaataatatcaaaattgGAGTTTATAGGGAAGGCACATGATGAACTATAG
- the LOC140040139 gene encoding uncharacterized protein → MVRSQSASACTTDSTEVIELPVKDVDEILCTSQDIYTVPLTPIVTPATLIINDAQLHQRKSNIIIEDIIVPEEVKNVEGAITEILQEEEETFHDTAETTENMQGSSDDDSETTDNNDDEEDDNNEEEDENNDDENNEENPQDEGISTVNEARRDVYDEHDPMDLLGVATVRAASIASIIAKQVYDGAASSVQALFGTQQACDEKPARNFTRDQVHYTSAMDQLLEMGFGNREQNSRLLTKFEDNIHLTVQALLADEDQDWSGTRH, encoded by the exons ATGGTTAGATCTCAAAGCGCATCAGCATGCACCACCGACAGCACAGAGGTCATAGAGCTACCCGTAAAAGATGTTGATGAGATCCTCTGCACATCACAAGACATTTATACAGTTCCATTGACTCCTATTGTTACTCCTGCTACGCTAATAATCAATGATGCACAACTGCACCAGAGAAagagtaatattattattgaggATATAATT GTGCCTGAAGAAGTGAAAAATGTTGAGGGTGCTATTACTGAAATCTtacaagaagaagaagaaactTTCCATGATACGGCCGAGACGACTGAAAACATGCAAGGATCGAGCGATGATGATAGCGAAACAACTGATAATAACGATGACGAGGAAGATGACAATAATGAAGAGGAGGATGAaaacaatgatgatgaaaacAACGAGGAGAATCCCCAAGATGAGGGAATATCAACAGTTAACGAAGCAAGACGAGATGTGTATGATGAACATGACCCAATGGACTTACTTgg TGTTGCTACAGTGCGTGCCGCTTCGATTGCTAGTATCATCGCCAAACAGGTCTATGATGGGGCTGCTAGCTCCGTTCAAGCTTTGTTTGGAACACAACAGGCTTGT GACGAGAAACCAGCTCGCAACTTCACTCGTGACCAAGTGCACTACACGTCCGCCATGGATCAACTTCTGGAAATGGGATTCGGAAACCGAGAACAAAACAGCCGATTGTTGACAAAGTTTGAAGACAATATCCATTTGACGGTACAAGCTCTTCTTGCTGATGAAGACCAAGACTGGTCAGGCACAAGACATTAG
- the LOC140040138 gene encoding next to BRCA1 gene 1 protein-like gives MSQNFAAEVLFGGDSNIISLPYSTKWIDFKAMLECGFEVNNITVKYIDNENDKVTINCEDEFQEALKVSRKCEDVIRIMIIDKEVEEDKLIVDHCDRSPDMNGVKPVPVKIERKEVPSRRRLAPRGRPSKPSPDHYANLATNAGMFWTSQPMPHTGTTTLTTQSKVSDMPCKKTPTPKPKLTSDYYAKLASNVGQFMARPTKLEAIKPCDKEFEELMPEPVVAPIPKPRKDTAFALVHDEVAPQWFSKEKSKITSDVVKGVLDGLQGAVDTSPGSTPVTPTSNQVICIHRGIICDGCNNQIVGIRYKCGNCEDFDLCETCELIDSIHNPDHVFVKIRRPVSGVGLRYDGKRAPLIKHSIYGESYEERLRKREQRAARKAEKAKKLKMKKMKRQAEICVGLSPTKREKIEQFSEKKVRIIVDSATTELDEGKSHMSKMDAVFVAHANIPDGSHLQPGTKFIKNWTIKNTGDVNWDTLTQLQYQWGNIPLISTPLVNVPSLKTNEEGCVSVEFLAPISPGDYESHWRLTHRGRSQQFGQRVWCRIVVDPQEILEVKEEVVEPVIVKQDVQRNLTIDESIRDTDTDLAATAVARLQISPQETTQVVSSELLTAQDILSFEMLKITDRNESGGRPASTATPNNTPIGLTPCISPVPQANEQQFTLPDTCVFDLEGETETKSDPNIVEEEAAKADDSTPATDELEIISSEKGETGNIDNHNDCDVLSTCSEDLLEDFIVVPLPDCFNTDIPITSSMTIRRDSVTSQASA, from the exons ATGTCTCAGAATTTTGCTGCTGAAGTGCTTTTTGGAGGGGATAGTAACATCATATCATTGCCCTATTCAACAAAATGGATCGATTTTAAAGCAATG CTGGAATGTGGGTTTGAAGTAAATAACATTACAGTGAAATACATTGACAATGAAAATGATAAG GTCACTATTAACTGTGAAG ATGAGTTTCAGGAGGCTCTTAAAGTCTCCAGAAAATGTGAAGACGTCATTCGTATAATGATAATTGATAAAGAAGTAGAAGAAGATAAGCTAATAGTAGACCATTGTGATAGAAGTCCAGATATGAACGGTGTAAAGCCTGTTCCTGTGAAAATTGAAAGGAAAGAAGTTCCATCAAGACGTCGTCTAGCTCCACGTGGCCGACCAAGTAAACCATCACCAGACCACTACGCAAACTTGGCAACAAATGCTGGTATGTTCTGGACGAGCCAACCCATGCCACACACAGGCACTACTACCCTTACAACCCAGTCTAAGGTGTCTGATATGCCTTGTAAGAAAACCCCTACACCCAAGCCTAAGCTAACTTCAGATTATTACGCCAAACTAGCATCAAATGTTGGCCAGTTCATGGCGAGACCTACGAAGCTTGAGGCGATTAAGCCATGTGATAAGGAGTTTGAAGAGCTGATGCCAGAGCCTGTGGTGGCACCTATTCCTAAGCCCAGAAAGGACACTGCATTTGCACTGGTACATGATGAGGTAGCTCCTCAGTGGTTCAGCAAGGAAAAGTCCAAG ATTACATCAGATGTTGTCAAGGGTGTACTAGATGGGCTGCAAGGTGCTGTTGACACCAGTCCGGGTTCAACTCCTGTAACGCCAACATCCAACCAAG TAATATGCATTCATAGAGGTATTATCTGTGATGGATGTAATAATCAAATCGTTGGTATTCGCTACAAATGTGG tAATTGTGAAGACTTTGATCTTTGTGAAACGTGCGAGTTGATTGATTCCATACATAACCCTGATCATGTGTTTGTGAAAATCAGACGGCCGGTGTCAGGAGTCGGACTGCGTTATGACGGGAAACGAGCACCACTCATCAAGCATTCCATATATGGAGAGTCTTACGAGGAAAG GCTAAGGAAAAGAGAACAGAGAGCTGCCCGAAAAGCAGAAAAAGCTAAAAAACTAAAGATGAAAAAGATGAAGCGACAAGCGGAGATCTGTGTTGGCCTTTCACCCACAAAACGTGAGAAAATTGAACAGTTCTCTGAGAAGAAAGTTCGGATCATAGTGGACAGTGCAACTACAGAGTTGGATGAGGGAAAATCCCATATGAG taaaatgGATGCTGTGTTTGTTGCTCATGCTAACATACCAGATGGCAGCCATCTACAACCAGGCACTAAGTTCATTAAGAACTGGACTATTAAGAACACAGGTGATGTGAACTGGGATACCCTTACACAG TTGCAATATCAGTGGGGTAACATTCCTCTAATCTCAACTCCACTCGTCAATGTCCCGTCCTTGAAAACCAATGAAGAAGGGTGTGTCAGTGTCGAGTTTCTAGCGCCAATTTCACCAGGCGATTACGAGAGCCACTGGCGTTTGACTCACCGTGGCCGTAGCCAGCAATTTGGACAGCGTGTCTGGTGTCGTATAGTAGTGGATCCTCAAGAGATTTTGGAGGTCAAGGAAGAGGTTGTTGAACCAGTGATAGTAAAACAGGATGTGCAACGCAATCTG ACTATTGACGAGTCTATTAGGGATACGGATACTGACCTGGCAGCAACAGCGGTTGCACGTCTTCAGATCAGCCCACAAGAGACAACACAGGTGGTATCGTCTGAACTCCTAACTGCCCAAGACATCCTCTCAtttgaaatgttgaaaattaCAGACAGAAATGAGAGTGGTGGCAGACCAGCATCGACTGCTACTCCTAACAATACTCCAATTG GTTTGACTCCTTGCATATCACCTGTCCCACAAGCGAATGAGCAACAGTTTACTCTGCCAGATACGTGCGTGTTTGACCTTGAGGGTGAGACTGAAACCAAATCTGACCCAAACATTGTCGAAGAAGAGGCAGCTAAGGCAGATGATAGCACACCTG CTACTGATGAACTGGAAATAATCAGCTCTGAAAAAGGCGAGACTGGCAATATTGATAATCACA aTGATTGTGATGTTTTAAGCACTTGCTCAGAGGATTTACTAGAGGATTTTATTGTTGTACCTCTGCCAGATTGTTTCAACACCGATATTCCAATCACATCATCTATGACTATCAGAAGGGACTCTGTTACCTCTCAGGCAAGTGCATGA